AGAACCGGGCTCTCCTCACCACCGGTGAATAACTTTGGATGAGCTATAAGCGGCTACGATTGCCGGGCCGGACGGCTCGCGCCAGCCCAGCGCAAAAGAACTCGCCATGGCGCGTTACCAGGGCGCGCACGTTGCCAAAATCGCCGCGAAACTGCGCAGCTAAATCTCCGCGTCCTCAAACGGACAGAGTTCAGCTCTCCGGCCTGCTCGAAGGCGCCTGAGGAAGGGGGCTGTCCCTTCTTCGGCAACGATCCAGGCGGCCCATTGCGCCCCCTCCCACGAAGTTCCACGGAGAGCGGGCGTTGGCGCTGATTGCTGCCGCAACCTGGAGTGTAGAAAAACAACGAACGACTCCTTATCCACCCCGTTCAGCGTAAAATAATGCGTTACGGCAACGTTACCGATCGCGCATAATTGACAGAACGCACCCGAAATAGCCTCCGAACATGAGGCAAATCTACCAACTTAGACTCTCCTGAACCAACTCGACGGTAGACTGGTTGGTTGGGTCAATTTGGAACGATAATTCGGACGTTCAACATACCAACCCCAATTAATAGCTGCGGGTAAATCCATAAACACACTATTATCAGCATATTAAATAATAGCCCCGCCTTTTGGCACGGCTGCTGCACATAGCATTGATTGTCTATAACACGGTCGAGAATATGAACTCAAACCAGAGTAATGCGCGCATCCTTGAGATGCAGCAAGGGGACTTCGAAGAAGAGGTCTTGCGGTCAAAACAGCCGGTTTTGGTTGAGTTCTGGGCGGCTTGGAGCCGGCCCTGCCAGGTTCTGGAGTCGGTGCTGAATGACATAGCGGCCACCTGCGGCGGAAAGTTGAAGATCGTTAAGATCAACGCCGACGACAATCCCGACCTGAGCTTGTGGTATGACGTCCAGTCCATTCCAACGCTTCTCTACTTCGTGGAAGGGAGTCTCCGCTGCAAGGTGGTCGGCACCGCCAGCAAAGAGGCTATTCTTGCCAAGCTCCAACCCACAGGCGTAGCCTGATGCTCGAGCCGAATCCAATGCCACAGTTCAGGAACGCCCAAGTCATCCGCCTCGATGCGCGCCTCTCTTCGGAGCGAGGCCCGGCAGCCGGGACATTCGGCATGCCATCGAAACTCTTCCCTTGGGCCATGATTTGCACCACGATATTCCCGCCTAGTGCCAGCACCACGAGTGGGAATTGGTTCTAAACCTCAACCGCCCACCCGCAATAGCTCTTTATGCCTGCAATGCAATACAACCATCCCATTTCTGATATGCCTGTTCGATGGAGAATCGTCCTGACAGCCCTCAGCTGCGGGCTGTGCCTGACCGCCTGCAAACGCCAGGTCCAGGCCCCGCCACCCATGATGCCGGAAGTGGCGACCGTCACCGTGACCCGCCAGCTGGTCCGGCTGACGACCGAGTTGCCCGGCCGCACGTCCCCTTACCGTATCGCGGAAATCCGGCCGCAGGTTAACGGGTTGATACTCAAGCGCCTGTT
Above is a window of Candidatus Paceibacterota bacterium DNA encoding:
- a CDS encoding thioredoxin domain-containing protein — encoded protein: MNSNQSNARILEMQQGDFEEEVLRSKQPVLVEFWAAWSRPCQVLESVLNDIAATCGGKLKIVKINADDNPDLSLWYDVQSIPTLLYFVEGSLRCKVVGTASKEAILAKLQPTGVA